CCCGCGGCGCGGATCATTTTGATGACCGCGTCGAGGTTGTCGAGCGCGATCTTGTAGCCTTCCAGGATGTGGGCGCGCTCTTTCGCGCGCGCCAGCAGGAAGGCGGTGCGCCGCCGCACCACGTCGACACGGTGGTCGATGAAGTGCTGCAGCGCCTCGATCAGGCCCATCTCGCGCGGCTGGCCGTTCACCACGGCCAGGAAGATCATCGAGAAGCTCTCCTGCATCGAGGTGTGCTTGTAGAGCTGGTTGAGGATGATCTGCGGTTCGGCGCCGCGCTTCAGGTCGATGACGATGCGCATGCCGTCGCGGTCGGATTCGTCGCGCACGTCGCTGACGTCGTCGATGACCTTGTCGAGCACCAGGTCGGCGATGCGCTTGATGAGCGTCGACTTGTTGACCTGGTACGGGATCTCGGTGATGACGATGGCCTGCTTGTCCTTGGTGATGTTCTCGATCGCCGCCTTGGCGCGCATCATGAACTTGCCGCGCCCGTTCTTGTAGGCCTCGGCGATGCCGCTCTTGCCGTAGATGTAGCCGGCGGTGGGGAAGTCGGGACCTTTGACGATCTTCAGGATCTCGCCCAGCTTGGTCTCGGGCTCTTCGATGAGCTGGATGGTGGCGTCGACGATCTCGTTCAGGTTGTGCGGCGGGATGTTGGTCGCCATGCCCACCGCGATGCCGTTCGAGCCATTGACGAGCAGGTTCGGGACCTTGGTCGGCAGGACGGTCGGCTCGGTGGTGGTGTTGTCGAAGTTCGCGACGAAGTCGACGGTCTCCTTGTCGATGTCGGCGAGCAGCTCTTCGGCGATCGCCGTCATGCGGCACTCGGTGTACCGGTAAGCCGCGGGCGGGTCGCCGTCCACCGAACCGAAGTTGCCTTGCCCATCGACCAGCGGATAGCGCAGCGAGAACGGCTGCGCCATGCGGACGAGCGCGTCGTAGAGCGCGTCGGGATTGTGCGGGTGATACTTGCCCAAAGCTTCGCCGACGACCTTGGCGCACTTGAGGTGCTTGCGATTGTGCAGCAGGCCCATCTCGTGCATGGCGTAGAGCACGCGGCGATGCACGGGCTTGAGGCCGTCGTAGACGTCGGGGAGCGCGCGCCCGATGATCACCGACATGGAGTAGTCGAGGTAGGAGCGGCGCATCTCCTCCTCGATATTCATCGGGAGGATCGAGGCGGCGCCGGGGCCGAGCTCGGCGGGCGTCTTCGGATTCAGGGGAAGCTGCGGGTCTTTTTCGTCGGGCATTTTGCGCTCGGTTTCCGGTTTCCTGTTTCCCGTTTCCGGGGCACACTTCGCGCCGTCACACAGGCGCCATCTGAGTGAGCCGCGGGGGCGGTAAGTTACTGATAAGTCATGCGGTTAGTGCGGACGAGAGCACTAAGGATTATAGCAGGAAACGAGCCTTCTGAATAGTCACCGTCCGGGCCGTTTTGATTGCCGATTGCCGATTGGCAATTGCCGATTGGAACCACGGCCTCAATAAGCAATGGGCAATTGGAAATCGGCAATCACAGCCCGAGCGGGGTGACTTCGGGTGTGGGGAAGTGCTTCTGGCGCCACTTGCGGAGGGCGTACAGGAGCGCGCCGCAGGCGATGCCGGCGGGGATGGAGAAGAGCGCGAAGGTCCGCACCTCGGGAAGGGTGAGGAAGAGCGCGAGCAGGAAGATGATGGCGAAGACGGGCTGGGGAGCGGGGAGGCCGGGGCGGAGAGCGATGATGTATCCGACGGCGAAGACGTAGACCGGCTTGCCGTCTTCGGTCGACGGGACGACTTCGTGCCGGAATGCGAGGCGATGCTGCATCGCCACCCCACGCGCGGGATCCCGGGCCCCCGCGGAACTTCTCGCTGCCTCGTTAGACGCAGTAGACACCGAAACGCTGGGCGGGTTCCACCGAAATCGAGAGCAGCTTTTCTTTTTTGCGACCTTCGGTCGCACAGTGCTGCGAGTCTCGCTCCGCGCTGCCCCTTACGCTTTTGGGCAGGCGAATCGCCGCGCCAGTCGGGGTCGTCGCCTGACGCCCAGGCCTACTTCTCGCCGCCTTCCGGGCCGTAGAAGAGCACCCAGGTGAAGAAGTCGTCGGTGAAGTTCTCGAAGCGGTGAGGCTGGCCGGCGGCGGCGAAGAGGAAGTCGCCGGGGCGGAAGGCGACGCGGGCGTTGCCGTAGAGGAACTCGCCGGAACCCTGCGCGATGATGTAGACCTCGTCGCGGGTGTGCGGCTTCTGGTCGTCTTTCTCGCGCGGCGCGTAGATCTCGAGCGCGAGCGAGCCGTGGCGGAAAAGCTCCGCGAATTTCTTGCCGTCGGCGGCGGGGACGGCGCGGAAGGCGTCGGCGAGTGCGACCTTGAAGGCGGCGGACATGCTTCACCCCGGAGCCAAAAACCTACCACAGAGACACAGAGACACAGAGAAAAACGGGCCGGAATGAAAACAGGAGGAAAGTGAGGAGGGGAGGTAAGCGAGGATGAAAACCAAATGACAACCGCGGCACGAGGTAAGCTGAGGAAGTGACACAACTGCGCGATTGGGATGGCGCGGCGTACCAGAAGCTGAGCGACCCGCAGTTCCGCTGGGGGATGCGGGTGCTCGAGCGGGTGGCGCTGCGCGGCGACGAGACGGTGCTCGACGTGGGCTGCGGCACGGGCCGGCTGACCGGGGAGCTGCTGGAGCGGCTGCCGCGCGGGCGCGTGATCGCGGTGGACGCGTCGGAGTCGATGCTGGAAGAGGCGCGCAAGCAGCTGGCGAAATATGGCGGGCGCGTGGAGCTTGTCGCCGCCGACGCGCTGGAGCTGAAGCTGAATCAGGTGGCCGACCTGGTTTTCAGCACCGCCACCTTTCACTGGATCCTCGACCACGCAAAGCTGTTCCGCGTGCTGCATCGTGCGCTGCGTCCGGGCGGGCGGCTGGAGGCGCAGTGCGGCGGAGGGCCGAACCTGCACATCGTGCGCTCCCGGGCGGAAGATCTGCGGCGCGAGCCACGCTTTCAGCCGTTCTTCCGCGAGTGGAAGAACCCGTGGAATTACGCCACGCCGGAGGAGACGGCGGAGCGGCTGCGCGCGGCAGGATTCGTCGAGGTCGAGACCTCGCTCGAATCCACCCCGACGCCATTCGAGTCGGCCGACGCGTACCAGCAGTTCACCAGCAAGGTCGTGCTGCGGCCGTACCTGGCGGCGATCACGGATGAAACGCGGCGCGCGGAGTTCCTCGACGAGCTGACGCGGCAGGCGGGCGCGGCCGAGCCGCCGTGGACGCTGGACTACTGGCGGCTGAATATGCGGGGAAGAAAGTCGAAATGAAAACAGGAGGAGAGGAGGAGGGGAAAATGAGCGCACTGGGGCGGGGACTGTTGGGCATGGCGGTGGTGATCCTGGCGGGCGGGGCGGTGATGCACGCGCGAGCATTCCCAAAGACAGTGACAGCGGTGGCGGCCTCCAACCTGCCGGCGTTCTACGCCAACAGCCTGAAGGCGCTGTGGCTGATCGATTCGGCGACACTGCTGACGCTGGCGGTGCTCTACGCCCTGGCGGCGGCGCGGCCGGCTTCGGTGAGCCGCGCGACCTTGGCGTTGACGGCGTTGATCCCGGCGTCCACCGCGATCTTTCTCTACGTGTTCCTCGGAGGTTTTCTGCCGGCGCACGGCCTGCTGGCGGCGGCGGTGCTGGTATGGGTGGCCGCGATCGTCGCAAGTTAGAAGGCGACTCGCGCCGGCCCGTTACAGGGGGATGTTGCCGTGCTTCTTCGGCGGGTTCTTGTCGCGCTTGGTCTGGAGCATCTCGAGCGCGGCGATCAGCTTGGAGCGGGTCTCGCGCGGCTGGATGACGGCGTCGACGTAGCCGCGCTCGGCGGCGACGTAGGGATTCGCGAACTTGTCCTTGAATTGTTCGATTAACTTCGCTCGCTCCGCAGCCACCGCTTTGTCCGCCTCACCTGACCCAGCGTCCTTCTTGCCCGAGGGGCCTCTCGCTTCGCTCGAGGTGTTCTTGAAACGAGCCTCGGCTTCTTTCCGCACCTTATCGAGCTCACGCTTGTAGACGATGTCGACCGCGCCCTCGGGGCCCATGACGGCGACCTCGGCGGTGGGCCAGGCGTAGTTGACGTCGGTGCGGATGTGCTTCGACGCCATGACGCAGTAGGCGCCGCCGTAGGCCTTGCGCGTGATCACGGTGATCTTCGGGACGGTGGCTTCGGCGTAGGCGTAGAGCAGCTTGGCGCCGTGCTTGATGATGCCGCCGTACTCCTGCTGCGTGCCGGGGAGGAAGCCGGGCACGTCTTCGAAGGTGATGAGCGGGATGTTGAAGGCGTCGCAGAAGCGGACGAAGCGCGCGCCCTTCACGCTGGCGTTGATGTCGAGCACGCCGGCGAGGTGGGCGGGCTGGTTGGCGACGATGCCGACGGAGCGGCCGTTGAGCCGCGCGAATCCCACGACGATGTTCTTCGCGTAGTGCTCGTGCACCTCGAAGAAGTAGCCGTCGTCGACGACGGCGTGGATGACGTCCTTGATGTCGTAGGGCTTGTTGGATTCGTTGGGGACGACGGTCTGCAGCTTCTCTTCCGCGCGGTCGACCGGATCGGTGCAGGGCTTCCGCGGCGGGTCGTCGAGGTTGTTCGAGGGGACAAAGCTGAGCAGCTCGCGGATGAGCGAGAGGCACTCGGCGTCGTCGGTGGCGCGGAAGTGCGCGACGCCGGAGATCTCGTTGTGCGTGTCGGGGCCGCCGAGCTGTTCCTTGGTGACTTCCTCGTGGGTGACGGCCTTGATGACGTCGGGGCCGGTGATAAACATGTACGAGGTCTTGTCGACCATGCAGATGAAGTCGGTGATGGCGGGGGAGTAGACGGCGCCGCCGGCGCAGGGGCCCATGATGGCGGAGATCTGCGGGATGACGCCGGAGGCGAGCGTGTTGCGGAGGAAGATGTCGGCATAGCCGCCGAGCGAGACCACGCCTTCCTGGATGCGGGCGCCGCCGGAGTCGTTGAGGCCGATGAGGGGAGCGCCGACCTTCATGGCCATGTCCATCAGCTTGCAGATCTTGGCGGCGTTGGTCTCGGAGAGCGAGCCGCCGAAGACGGTGAAGTCCTGCGCAAAGACGAAGACGAGGCGGCCTTCGATGCGGCCGTAGCCGGTGACGAAGCCGTCGCCCAGGATCTTCTGCTCCTGCATGCCGAAGTCGGTGCAGCGGTGGGTGACGAGCTTGTCGGTCTCTTCGAAGGTGCCTTCGTCGAGCAGGAACTCGATGCGCTCGCGGGCGGACATCTTGCCCGCCTTGTGCTGCTTTTCGCGGCGCTCGGCGCCGCCGCCTTCTTCGGCGAGGGAGTCGCGCTTCTTCAGTTCAGCGAGCTTCTGCTCCAGGTCCATGGCGGGGATTATAAGGCCCGCTCCCCTCGGAGACACGGAGGGGCAAGAGCTTGAACGCAGAGGGCGCGGAGAAAAGGCGAGCGCGCAAAGAAGAAGCGCCGGCGAGTCGCCGGCGCCTACCAGGAGAGGGTATGAGCTATTCGCCGGGGCCGCCGGTGTCGGTCCAGCGGTATTTCTTGCCGTCCCAGGCGACGAGCGAGCTGCGATTGGTGCCTTCCTCTTCCAGGATGATGACGGAGATCTCCTTGGCGGCGATGTGCTTCTTCCCGCGGACGGCCATCGGAGCCATGGTGATGGTGTTGAAAGGCAGGTTGATCATCACGAACTTGGCTTTCGGCCGGGTGGCGCGCCAGCCCTCGGCGCCGGCGCCGTGGATGACGAGCACGACGTAGCCGGAGGCGTCGGGGCGCTCGCTGGAGAATCCGGCGGTAAGGCCGGGATTGCGGTAGCCGTAAGCGGCGAAGTAGGGGTCGATGACGATGTAGTTGTAGGGGACCGAGCCGCCGAAGGCATTCTTCGCCTTGGCCACGATGACCGCGTCCTCCGCGCCGTCGCCATCGAGGTCGCCGACCATGAAGGGAGTCCAGGGAACGTCGTGCTCGGTCTCGTGCAAGTAGCGGCGCGGGGTGGCCCGCTGCAGCGCGACCCTGAAGTTCACGCCAAACTGCTTCGTCACCACGTCCTGCAGGTCGTCGGGCAGGGCGGGCGCGGGGAGTGGACCGACCGGCTTCTGCTCGGCCGCGGGCTTTTCGGCGGAAGCTTGCTGCTGCTGCGGCGGCGCGGACTGCTGCTGCGCGAAAGCGAACAGGGTCCCCAGAAACACGAGAAGGCAGGCGATGCGGAAGGCTCGCATGCGCCTACTGTAGCGCGATTCGCGGCGCTTACAAGCCCAAAGAACCGTCGCGGTCAACACGCACGCCGCGCTGCGAGAGTCGCTCCGCCAGGGCGACCGTGGCGGTGCTGACGAAGCCGGCGCCCAGCAGGATGCTGAGCAGCACGGGCACGTAGAGGTAGAACTGCAGGCTGAGGAACCACAGGACGAACAGAGCAAGAACGATATTCTTCATAAGAGGTGCGAGTCCCGAGTTGCGAGTTGCGGATGGCCCGGGGGCCACGCGCGGACGAAGTCACTAGGGATTAGGAGAGTAGAAGCCGGCGGCGGGTTTACTGGTTAATAAACAATTCCCCGGAGGGCGGGGCACCTGCCCGGCGCGCGGCCGGCCGCAGGATGATCCGCTGCCCGCCGCCGGCCCGGTTGCTAAGCGCTCTTCTGCTGCTTCTCGAGCTGCTCACGCAGGCGGACTTCCTGCTTCTTCACGTCGTCCGGGACGGCGTTGCCGAAGTCCTCGAGCTCGGCGATCTGGCGCAGCTCGATCTCGCCGCCGCCGAACGGCGCCTTCTTCATCCACTCGATCGCTTCTTCCCGCGATCTCGTCTTGATGAGCCAGAAGCCGGCGATGGTGTCGTTCGTGAGATCGAACGGACCCTGCTTGACCTCGGGCTGCTGGCCGCCGAACTTGATGCGCGCGCCCTGCGCGGTCGGGAGCAGGCCTTCGCCGGCGAGCATCACGCCGGCCTTGACCAGCTCCTCGTTGAACCTGCCCATCTGCTCGAACAGCTCCGGCGGCGGCATGACGCCCGCTTCGGAATCCTTGTTGGCCTTCACGATCACCATGAGACGCATTTCAATCCTCCTTTTGAAATGAACTCGTGCGATCCGAGACGCCCAGAAGGGCGTCTCTACCGTGGTTACTTGCCTTCGGCTGCCTTCTGCATGCGGGCGAAGTCGAGCTTCTTCATCTGCATGACCTCGCGCATGACGCGCTCGGAGCGCGCGGCGTCGCCCGAGCCGAGCCACTCGTGCCATTTATTGGGGACGACCTGCCAGGGCAGGCCGTACTTATCCTTGAGCCAGCCACACTCGACCTCCTTGCCGCCGCCGGCGGTGAGTCTCGACCAGTAGTGGTCGATCTCGGCCTGGTCCTTGCACTCGATGACGAACGACACCGCCTCGGTGAACTTGAACAGCGGACCGCCGTTGAGCGCGACGAAGCGCTGGCCGTCGAGCTCGAACTCGACCGTCATCACCGAGCCCTTCGGCCCGGGACCGTGCTCGCCGTAGCGGCTGGTGTAGATCACGCGCGAGTTGGGAAAGACCGAGACGTAGAAGTTCGCGGCTTCCTCGGCCTCGGTGTTGAACCACAGGAACGGCTTGATGTCGGGCATGGGGCCTCCTTGACTCGTCATAGAACCGAATGCAGGTCCCTCGACTCGGACGCGGAAAGTTCGCCGCGCCCTCGCTCGGGATGACGTCCCTGTCTCCTCGCTCGGGATGACGTTCGCTCCCCGCTGCCTCACTATAAGGACGTAGCTTTGGTCTCGATCAGCTTTCGCAGGTGGCGGACGAAGTCCTGCGCCGCCATGTTCTCGGTCTTCTCTTTGCCGCGGGTGCGGACGTTGACCTGGCCGCTCTCGGCTTCCTTGTCGCCGATGACGAGGATGAACGGGACCTTCTGGAGGGCGTGCTCGCGGATCTTGGCGTTCATCTTCTCGGAGCGCGCGTCGAGCTCGACGCGCACGCCGGCGTCCTTGAGCATGCTCTCGACCGAGGCCGCGTAGCCGACGTGCCGCTCGGTGATGGGCACGAGCACGACCTGGGTGGGCGAGAGCCACGCGGGAAACGCGCCGGCATAGTGCTCGATGAGCACGCCGAAGAAGCGCTCCATGGAGCCGTAGAGCGCGCGGTGGACCATGACGGGCTGGTGGCGCGCGCCGTCTTCGCCGACGTACTCGAGCGCGAAGCGCTGCGGCAGATTGAAGTCGAACTGGATGGTGGAGAGCTGCCAGAGGCGGCCGATGGCGTCGACCAGCTTGACGTCGATCTTGGGGCCGTAGAACGCGGCTTCCCCCGGGATGACCTTGAACGGGATGGCGCGCGACTTGAGGGCGTTCTCGAGCGCGCGGTTGGCGAACTCCCACTGCTCGTCGGAGCCCATGAAGTTCTTGCGGTCGCTGGGATCCCAGGTGGAG
Above is a window of Terriglobales bacterium DNA encoding:
- a CDS encoding acyl-CoA carboxylase subunit beta, which codes for MDLEQKLAELKKRDSLAEEGGGAERREKQHKAGKMSARERIEFLLDEGTFEETDKLVTHRCTDFGMQEQKILGDGFVTGYGRIEGRLVFVFAQDFTVFGGSLSETNAAKICKLMDMAMKVGAPLIGLNDSGGARIQEGVVSLGGYADIFLRNTLASGVIPQISAIMGPCAGGAVYSPAITDFICMVDKTSYMFITGPDVIKAVTHEEVTKEQLGGPDTHNEISGVAHFRATDDAECLSLIRELLSFVPSNNLDDPPRKPCTDPVDRAEEKLQTVVPNESNKPYDIKDVIHAVVDDGYFFEVHEHYAKNIVVGFARLNGRSVGIVANQPAHLAGVLDINASVKGARFVRFCDAFNIPLITFEDVPGFLPGTQQEYGGIIKHGAKLLYAYAEATVPKITVITRKAYGGAYCVMASKHIRTDVNYAWPTAEVAVMGPEGAVDIVYKRELDKVRKEAEARFKNTSSEARGPSGKKDAGSGEADKAVAAERAKLIEQFKDKFANPYVAAERGYVDAVIQPRETRSKLIAALEMLQTKRDKNPPKKHGNIPL
- a CDS encoding YciI family protein, with the protein product MRLMVIVKANKDSEAGVMPPPELFEQMGRFNEELVKAGVMLAGEGLLPTAQGARIKFGGQQPEVKQGPFDLTNDTIAGFWLIKTRSREEAIEWMKKAPFGGGEIELRQIAELEDFGNAVPDDVKKQEVRLREQLEKQQKSA
- a CDS encoding methyltransferase domain-containing protein produces the protein MTQLRDWDGAAYQKLSDPQFRWGMRVLERVALRGDETVLDVGCGTGRLTGELLERLPRGRVIAVDASESMLEEARKQLAKYGGRVELVAADALELKLNQVADLVFSTATFHWILDHAKLFRVLHRALRPGGRLEAQCGGGPNLHIVRSRAEDLRREPRFQPFFREWKNPWNYATPEETAERLRAAGFVEVETSLESTPTPFESADAYQQFTSKVVLRPYLAAITDETRRAEFLDELTRQAGAAEPPWTLDYWRLNMRGRKSK
- a CDS encoding cupin domain-containing protein codes for the protein MSAAFKVALADAFRAVPAADGKKFAELFRHGSLALEIYAPREKDDQKPHTRDEVYIIAQGSGEFLYGNARVAFRPGDFLFAAAGQPHRFENFTDDFFTWVLFYGPEGGEK
- a CDS encoding VOC family protein, translating into MPDIKPFLWFNTEAEEAANFYVSVFPNSRVIYTSRYGEHGPGPKGSVMTVEFELDGQRFVALNGGPLFKFTEAVSFVIECKDQAEIDHYWSRLTAGGGKEVECGWLKDKYGLPWQVVPNKWHEWLGSGDAARSERVMREVMQMKKLDFARMQKAAEGK